GTGGGTGGGAGTGAAAATAAAAGCAGACCTGCGGAATAGCGCCGCAGGCCTGTACTTCATCCGGCTCCTGACACCGGACGGAGAACGCACCATCCCCATAGTGCGTGAATAAACCAGATTATTTAACAGCAGTAGTAACCGGAACGGTGGGTTCAGCCTGGGCAACAAAATTGAGTTGAGCCATGCGAACAAAAGCCGCATAATCCATATCGTGAGAAAAGAGGCGTGATGCTTCGTTGAAGGCGATCTTTTCATCAGGCATGGAAACCGACTGCGGGTCGTAGGTAACCACATCGGGAACAAGCTCCACCTGTTTCAGGAGCTGGTAGGCCATTTTCTGACTTACAGAAGCAGGCATCCATGTACTCACACTGAATTTACGGACATGGAAACCCTCGCTGCTTACAACAATGGTATAGTCCTTATCGCGCTGCAGCCAGAACCGGAAAAAATAGAAGTACTCGGGCTTCTCGGACGAGTACACGCAGGTTCTTCCATCATAGACTTCCACTTTCGTACCCTTGGGGGTTTTTTTGCCGTAAGTGATGTGAAGGGATACTTCCAGGCATCCGGCATTATTTATGGCATTGTCGCCGGCCTGGGAGGTTACAGTTCCGATAAGGATGAGTGCAGTAAGGAGAAGCGTTTTCATGGTATGTTGTTTTTAGGTTTACGATGTGTTTGACAACACAAAGCAACAACATCCCGTTCCCGTATAAAATAGTAAACCCACAAAAATCATGTAGTAATTTCCCCTCCCTCTTGTAGTAAAATTACTACAATCAGATCAGTTTATGATCCACCGCGTAATGGGTCATGTCCGCAATCGTCTTGAGTCCTGTTTTCTCCATCACCCTGGCTTTGAAGGTGCTGATAGTGGAAACGCTGAGTGACAGGTTTTCTGCAATTTCCGAAAGGCTGCAGCCTTTGGCCAGCTGCATCATGGTTTCCAGTTCGCGGGGACTCAGTCCTTCGTGCGGCGCTATTTCCTCGGGGTTTTCGAGCATCTCCACCAGCTTTTCCGCCAGCTCTGCCGTTATGTATTTTCTTCCGCCCAGGAGGGTCCGGATCGCGTTCATCAGTTCCTTTTCAGAGGCCGATTTAGAAACATATCCCGAAGCGCCCTGCCGAAGTGATTTCACGGCCACCAGTTCCTCGGGGTGCATACTGTACATAAGGACAGGTACATTTTTATCTTCACGTCTGATCTCAGACAGTACCTCCATACCTCCCCGGCCCGGCATATTTACATCCAGGATGATAAGATTCCATTTCCCATTTTGAAAAAGGCGGAGCGCTTCAGCAGAATCCTCCGCCTCCCTGATGGTAATATCACCCAGCTCATCGGTTAGCAATAGTTTAAGACCCCTGCGGATCGCAGAATGATCATCACATATCAACACTTTCTTCATGCCGCCTGTATTAATGGAACCTTAACAATAAGCAGAGTACCTTCACCCGGAGCAGACTCCACATTAAACTCTCCGTCTATCCCGGAAGCCCGCTCTTTCATGCCCATCAGTCCGGTGCTGAATTCGTTTTGCAAAACACCCGGTGTGAATCCCCTCCCATTATCGCCGATCACGAGTGAAAGATCATTCTCTTCTCTGAATAAAATAAGTTCCATTGCCGTGCAGTCTGAATGTTTAACCGCATTATTCATGGCTTCCTGGCAAATCCGGAAAAGTTCAATGGAAATTCTCTTATCCACCTTCGCATCCTTCATATTCGTTTCATATTTGATGGGAATACCGGTTTTCCTCCGGAATTCTTCGGCCAGCCAGCCGATGGAGGCAGACAATCCGAGTGTATCCAGCACACCGGGCCGGAGGTCAGTAGCCACCTTTCTTACACTTTGCATCATCCGGTCCGTTTCCCCGATCAGTTCCTGCACGGTATCAAGCGCTGCGGAGGCCGTCGCCGGCAGGTGGTTCCTGAGTGAGAAGAGCGAAAGCCGTAACCCGGTTACCTGCTGCCCCAGTTCATCATGGATTTCGCGTGCCAGCCGGGCCCTTTCCTCTTCCACCACTTTGTTGAGGTGTTTGGAAAAATTCCGTATCCGTATCTCCGCTTCCGTGCTGGCGGTAACATCCATGATGCTGCCGACCCTGACCGTATGCCCATCCGTGTCTATATGAAAGGTGGAATCATCCCGCAGCCACTTTTCTGAGCCATCTATCCACCGCACCCTGAATCGGTGGCAAAGAAACCTCCCTTCTACATCTGCTTTCCTGTAGGTTTCGAGAAGAACGGGGAGGTCGTCGCGGTGGATGCGGGAAAAGAGAAGGGTATGATCTCTGAGCAGCTCCTCCGGTGCGAATCCCCAGATAAAATGTGCATTGTCAGAAATAAAGTCGTACCGCACCTTACCCTGCGGGTTCCGGAGATAACGGTACACGAGTCCGGGAATGGAGGAGGTAACTTCTTTCAATATTTGTTTTTCCCTTCTTAGTTCTTCCAAGGCTTCGTTCCTGGACCTCCTGCTTGCGGCCTCGGCCAGCACCCGGCGGATGATAAAAGGAATTTTAGCCAGGTGATCCGACAGGATATAATCCGTAGCCCCTTCACGTAAGATTTCTGCGGCGTCGCCCTCTCCGTTTTTATTCACGATGAAAATAACCGGTGTTTCCGGGCAGAAAAAAAGACTCATCTGAAGAATCAGTTTGCCCGAAAATTCTCCCCTCTGGTACTGGGAAATCACCAGTGCCGGCTCCTGTTCCTCAAGAGCTTGGCGGAACCCTACCAGAGAATCCGCTACCATTATTTCATATCCATGGAACGATTCCCTTAAAATGGGAACGATCTGTTCCGGCAGTGCCGGGTCCGTAAAAAATACAAGAAAATGCTTCCCCTTCATCCCTGCTTCATTTTACGGTGTGGCAACGAATTCCCAATGCGTCATACAGCGTTTCCTTCTGAATGGGAGACTCCAATACCTTGCTCACACCTGCGGTGAGCAATGCAGGGTGGGAAATTTCTATAGGAGCCGGGGCATAACCGATCACCGGCGTACCATTTGGCAGGGCAGAGCGTCCTGAGCGGATCAGTTCGCAGATCTGGCATTTAGGCAATGCAAGATTCAGAAGAAGGAGACAAACATGAGAGAGATCCGAGCCCATGAAGAATTCAGACAACTCGATGCCGTTCCTAAGGTGTTTGATAAGACAATGAGGTTGGGATGCACGCATCATTTCTATCAGACGGGAGGCCTCGCGGGCATCCGGTTCTGCGACCAGGATCAGATGCGATGCATGTTGCTTCATAATGAAAGAACTACCAACATCAATAACACACTCCAGGCCATAATGACCACACTGGTAAGCATGGGCACCTGTGGCCGTTTGCAGGGTTTACGATATAAATCGGTTTTTTGTTTCATTTAAGGCATCCTAACTAATGTTACAACAATCGTCAGCTTAACATGTAAAGCACGATACAGAGTGTAATCCCTATGAGGACCAGTATGATATCTGTAATAACCTCGCGTTTCATTCAATTGAGCTGGAAATTATAGGTAAGAGATTTCAGTTCCCTCACATTAAGGGGGTGGGAGATACTACCTTTAAAGAGGGGCAATTCCTCAACTTCCATTTCAGCGCGGCTGGGAGTATTTCCCTTTTTGAGGATCACCACTTTAAGTCCGAGGGTTTTGCGGAACGGAAGGTTTTTGAGCCATTCCAGGAAATGCATTACGGAGGCGGAGCGGGTATTTGCGTCAAGAATTACGAGATCGGGGCGATGAGAACCTATAAAGTTCCGCACCGCCCCCTCCCTGGTGGTCTCAACCTCTATATCATCCCCAAAGAGCAGCGAACGGCAGATGTCGTACCGGTACTCATTGAGCCGGATCTCATCTGATCCAAGCATGAGGATTTTCATAGGGGTTAGTATTTAATTCATTCCATCATCTACATGCCCGATAATCTGATCGCCGCCAACCAAAACTGTTGTGTGATAAGGGTTCGATGTATCACAAAGTCTGGATCCGTCCTGATACACTTGAAGTACAACGACATTCGTATAGCCATTGTTAGTCAAGTACGAAATGCAATCTCTATTAGTCACAATGACCGCCGAGGAGGTGTTTGACTTGGCAGATGTAAAAAGTAACGTTCCCACCAGGAACGCACCAATAAGTATCAACTTGCTTTTCATGTTTGAATTTTTTCTCAAATCAAGCCACTTAGCGTTTTGATACCAAGCAGAAAGACGTATATTTGTTACGTCATATTCATCATCATAATATTCTATAATTCTGTATTTCAAGTATTTATATAGTTTAACTGTTACATCATATGAATGAGCTGGCAAGCATTATAGAAATCCTACCAGAAGGCTTAATTTCTTACGTACGTAATCAATTACCATCTAACACTTCCCGGAGCTCTGGCCGCTCGAAATACCTTCAATTATTCGACCTAATACGACGTTATGGACAACAAAACGACAAGTTCTATTCCGCTAAGCTTTACAAAGACGGAATTCATTCCGAATATCGTGTTCTGAAACATAGATTAAAAAACAAAATCTTACAAGTTCTTTTGCAAGAGGAAGCCACCACACGTGTAAGCAGCTTTGACAGGATTGATTTAGAAATGATGGAATCAATTAGACAACTCTATGCAATCCGCATTCTTTTACGACTAAGAGGTAATACTCAGTTAATCTTTAATCTTCTTACAGAAGTGGAAAACAAAACAAAAAAGAATGAACATTATGGGTTGCTTCTTGAATGCCTACATCTTAAAAAATATAATCTAGCGTATATTAAATCAGTCGATGAATTTGCTCTCATTAATTCCGAAATTGAGAAAATCCACACCTACTATAAACTTGTAAATAAAGCGAATGATTCATATCACCACTTTATACTCCTGAAACAAATACGTCACACTAATTCTTCTGAGAAAGAAAACTCTAAACAACTAAGAAACAGCATTAATGAGCTTAGAAAGGACATAGAATACACTAAATCTCCACTAGCGCTATATTTTGTATTAATGCTAGAAATGGAATATCATGAAGTAAATCGCAATTTTGAAGCTGGCAGAGAAACGAGCGAAGCCATATGCAATCATGTAGTTTCTCATCCAAGTGTTATGAAATCACAACGTTTAGGCAGCGCTTTCATCAATGCGGCCTTCTTTAATGCTAAACTTAAAAACTACTCGACAGCTTCTTTGCAAGCCGAAAAAGCTCTAGAGCACACGTTAGCGCACGCAACAAATACTGTTATCTATACTATTGTTCTTATCAAACTTAATATTTACCAAGATAATTTGATGAAGGCAGAACAACTACTAACACGCGCTAAGCAAATTGCCTACAATATTAAAAGTGACGCCCTCCTTGCTCAGTTGGAATTTCTAAAACTTATAATACTAATTAAAGAGAACAAACTTCGTCATGCTTCCAAAATTGCTTTGATTAACACACACTTAGATCAAGACAAATATGGCTATGGAATTTATCAAAGATTATTTGCTGTTTATACTCTTGGATTGTTAGGAAAAACCGAAGGGGCTGACTCCATACTCACTATGCTAATGAGGAAACGTTCAGAATATTGTGGAAAAAATCAAAATGTTCGATTATTTTACCTCATAGAATTACTTGCAAAATGGAGCAAGCATGGATACAATATAAATTTATTTAGCGATAAAGAATTCATTGAATTACGACACAAACTCAATTCGTCGATTCCCCAATTGGCCTGGTCTCCTCTAGATCATGAGGTAATATCCCTGAGTGAACTGTTCTTTCGCACGGTTTCCAAAAGAAAACCACAAGATTTAACGATTGTCTAACAAAATTTATTCGTAATTCACCAATAGAATAAATGCAAGATCTAGTCGACCTTATTCAGTCATTACGACCAACGGAAACAAGAAAACTTAAACAACTCCTAAATGGAGGAGGAAAGCGCTCTGAATCCGGAACAATGCAACTTCTTAGAATATTAGAAAAAGATTCCACTCATACTAAAAGTGCAACTTTAGGGAGTAGTTATGGGTCTATATGTAAGCGGGTACGACGGTATCCGTTACAGTACATTATTAACTTAATCTA
This DNA window, taken from Bacteroidia bacterium, encodes the following:
- a CDS encoding response regulator transcription factor; its protein translation is MKKVLICDDHSAIRRGLKLLLTDELGDITIREAEDSAEALRLFQNGKWNLIILDVNMPGRGGMEVLSEIRREDKNVPVLMYSMHPEELVAVKSLRQGASGYVSKSASEKELMNAIRTLLGGRKYITAELAEKLVEMLENPEEIAPHEGLSPRELETMMQLAKGCSLSEIAENLSLSVSTISTFKARVMEKTGLKTIADMTHYAVDHKLI
- a CDS encoding PAS domain-containing protein: MKGKHFLVFFTDPALPEQIVPILRESFHGYEIMVADSLVGFRQALEEQEPALVISQYQRGEFSGKLILQMSLFFCPETPVIFIVNKNGEGDAAEILREGATDYILSDHLAKIPFIIRRVLAEAASRRSRNEALEELRREKQILKEVTSSIPGLVYRYLRNPQGKVRYDFISDNAHFIWGFAPEELLRDHTLLFSRIHRDDLPVLLETYRKADVEGRFLCHRFRVRWIDGSEKWLRDDSTFHIDTDGHTVRVGSIMDVTASTEAEIRIRNFSKHLNKVVEEERARLAREIHDELGQQVTGLRLSLFSLRNHLPATASAALDTVQELIGETDRMMQSVRKVATDLRPGVLDTLGLSASIGWLAEEFRRKTGIPIKYETNMKDAKVDKRISIELFRICQEAMNNAVKHSDCTAMELILFREENDLSLVIGDNGRGFTPGVLQNEFSTGLMGMKERASGIDGEFNVESAPGEGTLLIVKVPLIQAA